In Maniola hyperantus chromosome 20, iAphHyp1.2, whole genome shotgun sequence, the following are encoded in one genomic region:
- the LOC117991900 gene encoding antifreeze protein Maxi-like isoform X1 has protein sequence MSIFTILFVITAACDVLGAGGRRSRGPPAVPADSTGAQSGGSSIIVTSGSNNGYNLGSAAAAISGGQGYQVSGPALEAAPVLGNVAGSSAPLNNAAAVGAAQLSAIQNAQAVQVAQIANAAAAAIQGARVAEVAARAGQANALQNAQAFDASRIANVQRARAAAYENARAAEAARRAAAAAAVEVARAVEAERIANAARVQAVAIANARAIEASRIANAARAQAAAVATSAAQAQAVAEAVARNTQDGTLILGAAGGLANGVAPIAVGGGYSYGGVGGGWNGYTGKGHK, from the exons ATGTCTATATTTACG ATTCTCTTTGTCATCACGGCAGCGTGTGATGTGCTCGGAGCAG GGGGAAGAAGGTCGAGAGGTCCCCCAGCAGTCCCAGCTGATTCAACGGGCGCACAGAGCGGTGGTAGTTCTATTATAGTTACCTCTGGTTCAAATAATGGATACAACCTGGGTTCGGCTGCAGCTGCCATTTCAGGCGGTCAGGGATACCAAGTTAGTGGACCAGCACTCGAAGCCGCACCAGTTCTAGGCAATGTTGCGGGTAGTAGTGCTCCTTTGAATAATGCTGCTGCTGTTGGCGCTGCTCAACTCAGTGCTATACAGAACGCTCAGGCTGTCCAAGTGGCTCAAATAGCAAACGCTGCGGCTGCTGCCATCCAAGGAGCACGCGTCGCTGAAGTTGCCGCTAGAGCCGGACAAGCTAACGCTCTTCAGAATGCTCAAGCATTTGATGCTTCCAGAATCGCTAATGTACAAAGAGCTCGTGCTGCTGCTTACGAGAACGCTCGTGCTGCGGAAGCTGCGAGACGTGCTGCTGCCGCTGCAGCAGTTGAAGTTGCCCGAGCGGTTGAAGCGGAACGCATCGCCAATGCTGCACGTGTTCAAGCTGTTGCTATTGCCAACGCTCGTGCTATAGAGGCTTCTCGTATCGCGAATGCCGCAAGAGCTCAAGCTGCTGCTGTTGCAACAAGCGCTGCTCAAGCTCAAGCTGTCGCTGAAGCAGTGGCAAGAAACACTCAGGATGGAACTTTAATACTTGGAGCTGCAGGTGGTCTAGCTAATGGCGTGGCACCAATAGCCGTTGGTGGAGGATACTCATACGGTGGTGTCGGAGGTGGTTGGAATGGATACACTGGAAAAGGACATAAATAA
- the LOC138403767 gene encoding antifreeze protein Maxi-like — MELRVLLVLCLCVCLLTSPTLATVAIANAVAQTAISKATAIVGAGVALKTAAVKAIGTKALAGVALKAAAVKGVLALKGAAVVLGVKGLAAFALKAAALKGALIAKGVIQGKTALISAAAAKVGAALLAKSSLLGALTPSTPSKIPTIFDIISGASSIVQSKQEMMGDVIDKMTGQPEIIVQGPPVLYEYITQPRVYYETVPVIEEIEY; from the exons ATGGAACTGCGAGTTTTATTGGTGTTG tGCTTGTGCGTCTGTTTGCTGACATCACCCACGCTTGCAACAGTAGCCATAGCAAATGCAGTGGCCCAGACAGCCATCAGCAAAGCGACAGCTATCGTGGGCGCTGGTGTGGCGCTGAAGACCGCCGCTGTCAAAGCAATTGGTACTAAGGCCCTGGCTGGAGTGGCACTTAAAGCAGCTGCTGTTAAAG GTGTCCTGGCTTTGAAGGGTGCTGCAGTGGTCCTCGGTGTGAAGGGATTGGCCGCTTTTGCTCTTAAGGCGGCTGCTCTTAAAG GAGCACTGATCGCAAAAGGCGTTATTCAAGGAAAAACTGCACTTATAAGCGCGGCGGCCGCCAAGGTCGGGGCGGCGTTGCTGGCAAAATCTTCTCTGCTGGGAGCTCTTACACCTTCTACT ccgTCGAAGATACCCACAATTTTCGACATCATATCGGGAGCTTCGAGCATCGTGCAGAGCAAACAGGAGATGATGGGCGATGTGATCGACAAGATGACCGGCCAACCGGAGATCATTGTGCAAGGACCACCAGTTTTATATGA gtacaTAACTCAGCCGCGGGTATATTATGAAACAGTACCGGTCATAGAAGAAATAGAatactaa
- the LOC117991900 gene encoding antifreeze protein Maxi-like isoform X2, with translation MSIFTILFVITAACDVLGAGQRSRGPPAVPADSTGAQSGGSSIIVTSGSNNGYNLGSAAAAISGGQGYQVSGPALEAAPVLGNVAGSSAPLNNAAAVGAAQLSAIQNAQAVQVAQIANAAAAAIQGARVAEVAARAGQANALQNAQAFDASRIANVQRARAAAYENARAAEAARRAAAAAAVEVARAVEAERIANAARVQAVAIANARAIEASRIANAARAQAAAVATSAAQAQAVAEAVARNTQDGTLILGAAGGLANGVAPIAVGGGYSYGGVGGGWNGYTGKGHK, from the exons ATGTCTATATTTACG ATTCTCTTTGTCATCACGGCAGCGTGTGATGTGCTCGGAGCAGGTCA AAGGTCGAGAGGTCCCCCAGCAGTCCCAGCTGATTCAACGGGCGCACAGAGCGGTGGTAGTTCTATTATAGTTACCTCTGGTTCAAATAATGGATACAACCTGGGTTCGGCTGCAGCTGCCATTTCAGGCGGTCAGGGATACCAAGTTAGTGGACCAGCACTCGAAGCCGCACCAGTTCTAGGCAATGTTGCGGGTAGTAGTGCTCCTTTGAATAATGCTGCTGCTGTTGGCGCTGCTCAACTCAGTGCTATACAGAACGCTCAGGCTGTCCAAGTGGCTCAAATAGCAAACGCTGCGGCTGCTGCCATCCAAGGAGCACGCGTCGCTGAAGTTGCCGCTAGAGCCGGACAAGCTAACGCTCTTCAGAATGCTCAAGCATTTGATGCTTCCAGAATCGCTAATGTACAAAGAGCTCGTGCTGCTGCTTACGAGAACGCTCGTGCTGCGGAAGCTGCGAGACGTGCTGCTGCCGCTGCAGCAGTTGAAGTTGCCCGAGCGGTTGAAGCGGAACGCATCGCCAATGCTGCACGTGTTCAAGCTGTTGCTATTGCCAACGCTCGTGCTATAGAGGCTTCTCGTATCGCGAATGCCGCAAGAGCTCAAGCTGCTGCTGTTGCAACAAGCGCTGCTCAAGCTCAAGCTGTCGCTGAAGCAGTGGCAAGAAACACTCAGGATGGAACTTTAATACTTGGAGCTGCAGGTGGTCTAGCTAATGGCGTGGCACCAATAGCCGTTGGTGGAGGATACTCATACGGTGGTGTCGGAGGTGGTTGGAATGGATACACTGGAAAAGGACATAAATAA
- the LOC117992001 gene encoding antifreeze protein Maxi-like has translation MSQLTILFVIAAAYGVIAEDVRKDDSATDSRAAQSGVVGYGVPALGGLGGLGGLGGLGNGLVGGGWGLGVPAAGIAVGSGLVSAGSGLIAGSGGNLNNAAAAGVAQLSAIQNAQAVQAAQIANAAAAAIQGARAAEAAARAGQANAIQNAQALDAARLANIQRAQAAAYENARAADAARRASAAAAAEVGRAVEAERVANAARVQAAAIANARAVEAARIANAARAQAAAIATSAAQAQAVADTVARNAGAGGLLLGNGLGLGLGNGGAVIAAAPVAVGSAIPVGVANLGGLGLGNGLGLGGWGLGSYGLGGGYGGKH, from the exons ATGTCTCAACTTACG ATTCTCTTTGTCATCGCCGCGGCGTATGGAGTGATTGCTGAGG ATGTGAGGAAGGACGACTCCGCTACAGACTCTCGTGCTGCACAGAGTGGAGTAGTTGGATACGGTGTTCCCGCTCTTGGTGGACTCGGTGGACTTGGTGGACTCGGTGGACTCGGTAACGGACTCGTTGGAGGTGGTTGGGGTCTTGGCGTGCCCGCGGCAGGCATCGCCGTCGGATCTGGCCTCGTATCAGCTGGATCAGGACTCATCGCTGGTAGCGGCGGTAACCTGAACAACGCCGCTGCCGCTGGTGTGGCTCAGCTCAGCGCTATTCAAAACGCCCAGGCCGTGCAAGCTGCCCAGATCGCCAACGCCGCCGCCGCTGCCATCCAAGGTGCTCGTGCTGCCGAAGCCGCCGCCCGCGCTGGACAGGCTAACGCTATCCAGAACGCTCAGGCATTAGACGCCGCTCGTTTGGCCAACATCCAAAGAGCACAAGCTGCCGCCTACGAAAACGCTCGCGCTGCCGACGCAGCGAGACGTGCCTCCGCCGCTGCTGCCGCTGAAGTCGGACGTGCCGTAGAAGCCGAACGTGTCGCTAACGCCGCCCGCGTCCAAGCCGCCGCTATCGCTAACGCCCGTGCGGTAGAAGCCGCCCGTATTGCGAATGCAGCGAGAGCTCAAGCTGCCGCTATTGCAACCAGTGCCGCTCAGGCGCAAGCCGTAGCTGACACAGTCGCGAGGAACGCTGGAGCCGGTGGTCTGTTGCTCGGCAACGGATTAGGTTTAGGTTTGGGTAACGGAGGTGCAGTCATCGCCGCCGCTCCCGTAGCTGTAGGCAGTGCCATCCCAGTAGGAGTTGCTAACCTTGGCGGTCTCGGACTCGGTAACGGACTCGGTCTCGGCGGATGGGGACTCGGCTCTTACGGCCTTGGCGGTGGCTATGGAGGCAAACactaa